AAAAAAGGGAAGCCTCTGTGCTCATAGCGGTGTGGTCCCACCCGTACCCATTCCGAACACGGAAGTGAAACGCACCTGCGCCGATGGTACTTGGCTCGAAGGGGCCTGGGAGAGTAGGGCAGCGCAGAGGTTTTAGTTTTTAAGCGATGGCCGGAAGCCAACTATCGGCTGTAAACTGAATGCGGTGTGCAGTGCGAGGCACTGCCCGCGCGGGAGTAGCTCAGTTGGTAGAGCACAACCTTGCCAAGGTTGGGGTCGCGAGTTCGAGTCTCGTCTCCCGCTCCACACCATCCCCCCTCCTTGTTACCCCCACCACGAAGTTGGTGGGGGTTTTGCTTTGTGGCCCCTGGTGCAGTTGAGCCGACCTGATGTGGTTCAAGCGTGCAACCTGCGCTCCCTGCCCGAGCCTTGCTCTCGTCGACCTTCGGTCTTGTGCTGGGGTGGACAAGGCGAAAGAAAACGCCGGGCTGCGTTATGCCCGGCGTTACCGGGACATGTCGTTGGAGGGGCAGGGTGTGGAGGTATGCCGAGGGCCGGCGGCCAATGACTGGCCGAGCTGAGCTCCAAGGCCAAAGTAGCTAATTGATAGACAAAACGCCCAACGCCCCGGGTCTCCAGCCTCGCTCTCGACCAGCGACCTCGAGCGCCACACCTAACGTGCGCGTTTTGAGGTAACGCCAGCTTAACGCGCCAGGGGCTAGGCTCTAGGCTGAGAGGAGCGTCGTGGCGCTTATGGGCAAAGCACCCCTGGTGAGCATCCTGATGCCCACCTACAACTACGCCAAGTTCATCGCGCATTCCATCGAGAGCGCGCTGGGACAGGAGCTGGAAGACCTCGAGCTGATCATCAGCGACAACGCTTCCACCGACGATACCCAGGCGGTGGTGGCGCCCTACCTGGCCGATCCGCGGGTGAAGTACAGCCGCAATGTCGAGAACATTGGGATGACCCCCAACTACAACCGCTGCTATGAGCTCATGCACCCCGAGAGTCAGTACGTCATCATCCTGCCCGCCGATGATTGGTGGGAGCCCAGCCTACTCCGCAGGCTGGTGAGCATCGCCGAGGCCGACCCTGAGCTGACCTTCGTGCACTGCGGGGGGTACAAGGTTGACCCCGAGGGCCGGTTGCTGTTCGAATACATGAATCTCTTCGCCTATCAGCCCCCCGCGGGCAAGCACCGCGCGCTCAAGGAACTCTACCGCAACAACTACATCTTCGCCCAGACCGCCTTGCAGCGGCGTTCGCTCTTTGAGCGCTACAAGCCCTACCCCAACCTCTACCGCCTGGGCTTCAACTACGCCCCCGACTACATGTTGTGGGTGGACATCATGAACCGCGGGGCCATAGGCTACTACCTGCCCGAAAAGCTGGCCTACTTCCGCGAACACCCCCAGTCCCACACCATCGACAAGAACATCATCCCGCGTCTGCGCGAGGAGATGCGCATTTTCGAGGTCGCGGCCGAGAGCTGCCCGAGCGAACTCGAGGCCGAGCGCATCGCTAACCTCAGGAGCCGCATGTTGGCTCTGGCCCAGCGCCTGCTCAGAGCCGAGGAGGAGGAGGAGGCCAAACAGCTCTTGCGAAAAGCCGCGGAGCTCGACGCTCATCCCAGCCTGGGTATCCGTATCGCTAGCTTCATCGCCAATCTGCCCCTTTCGCACGGGACCCGCTCGAGGCTGTGGGAACTGGCCGAGAACCTGGCTTTCCGCACCCGCCGCAGCCACGCCTGAGCTTTCCCGAGCAAACCCCGCCCAGGTTTTGGGTGCGAACAGCAGGTTTTCATGGAACACAACATTTCCCCACCCGCCAATCCTCCCCGCCTGGCCCGTGTCGTGCGCAATGGGCTGTGGAATGGCGCGTCCAATCTGCTCGTGGCATTGGCGGGCATCGTCACCTCGGTCATCGTGGCCCGCAGCCTGAGCGAGGCGCAATTTGGCGTCTACAGCTATTACGCTTGGCTCTCGGGAACCCTGGTGGCCTTGCTGAACGCCCAGTCCTTTGGTTCGGCCCTGACCAAGCTGGCGGCGGAACTGCGCGGGCGGGGAGAGGTCGGGGAGGCCAGGGCCTTAGGGCGCGGGGTGATGCTGGTGCTGGTGGGCTCGAGCCTGCTGCTGAGCATCGCCGTGCTGATCTACGCCTTGGGGGCCGAGCCTCCTTTGCGTTACTACTTTCTGGTGGTGGCGGCTGCGCCCTTGCCGGGGGTGCTGGCCTCGCTGCTCTCCTCGGTGTTCTGGAGCCGAGAGAACTACCGCGTCACCTCCATCGCCAACCTGCTGGGCGCCGGGCTCCAGGTGGCGCTGGTGCTGGTGGCCTATTGGCGGGGTTGGGGGGTGGCGGGCTACTTGCTGCTGACCCTGGCCCTGCCGCTGACCAACTGCATCGCCCTGCTGCTGACCTCCTCCGCGGACAAGTCTGAAGGGGATATGCGCCGCTGGTGGCCCAGCCGTTCCACCGTGCGCTACTACCTGCAATTCAGCTTTCCGCTGGCGGTGATGGGGCTGCTGGAGTTGGTGATGATCCAGCGCTCGGGGGTGTTGTTTCTCGAGTTCTACTCCACCACGGCGGAGATCGGCTTTTACAGCCTGGCCTATACCATCTTCCAACTGCTGTTTATGACTGGCTGGGCCCTGGTCAACAGCTTTTACCCCGCTATCTCCCACAGCTTCGGCCAGGGGGACTGGACGACCATCCGCCACAAGGTCCGGCAGGCTGGGCTCTTGAGCGCGGTCTATGCCACCCCGCTGTTTCTGGGGGGGCTGGTCACCTTGCCCGAGCTGATCGCCCTGCTCTTCGGGGTGGACAAGATCGAGGCCGCCCGCCCGGCCCAGGTGCTCTTCCTCGGCATGCTGCCGATGTGTCTGGTGGGCCTCTACGGCCTGACCCTCAACGCCATCAACCGCCCCTGGGCGGTTTTCCCCATCGGGATTGGAGCCTCGCTGCTGGGAATTGGGCTGAGCGTGTGGTTGGTGCCGCAGCACGGGGCGGTGGGGGCTGCCATCGCCAATACCGTGGCGCAGGGGACCTACGCGGGGCTCAAGTACCTCATCGTGCGGCGGCTGGTCGGGGTGGGGCTGCCCTGGGGCGTGATCGCCCAGGTGCTGTTCATCGGCTTCCTGAGCGCCTTTTTGCCCCCCCTGCTGAGCTTGCGGTTGTTTCCTGGTGCGCCGGGGCTGCTGCTGGGCATCGCCCTGTCCGCGGTGGCCTACGTCGGGGCCATGTGGAGGTTGGGCTACCTGCGCCGAATCGCCGGGGAATCGCCCGCCGCACCTGGCGGAGGTGGGGCATGAGGGTGTTGCACCTGGTGGGCAACCTGCTCCTACCCAAAGACCCCGAGCGGGAGCGGGCCAGTGGGGCGGTGCGGGTGGCCCTCGAGCTCGCCCGCGCACAGGCGAGGGCGGGGCACCAACCCTGGGTGGTGAGCATCGGCCCCGAGGCCTGGGGGCGGGAGTGGCTGGGGGTGCGCTTGCTTCAGCTCAAACCCCTGCCCTGGGCCCGCACGCGGGGGCTCGATTTCCGCAACCACCTGCCCTATGTGCTGCTGTGCCTGCGGGAGAGCTTCGACGTGGCCCACGGCCACCTCTACAGCTACCTGCGCTTTCTGAGGGTCAGGGCCCGCGTGGTGCACGTGCACCACGATCCCCTGCACGGCGCTGATGGGGCCGAGCTGCCGCTCATCGTCCGGCACTGCGACGCCCTCATCGCGGTGAGCAAGTTCGTGGCGCGGCGGCTCGAGCGGGGCCTGGATGGGACGGGGCAGGTCTTCCAGGTGTACAACGCCGTGGACACCGCGCGTTTCGACCCGGCCCGCTACGCGCGGGAGCGCCTCGAGCTGCGGGAGCGCTGGGGCGTGAAGGCGGGGGACCCGGTGTGGCTTTACGCCGGGGCCATCGTGCCGGAGAAGGGCGTGCTGCACCTGGCGCGGGCCTTCGCCCGCCTGGCCGAGCGCGTCCCCCAGGCCCACCTGGTCATCGCCGGAGGTAGCGCGCTGTGGCGGCAGAGCTTCGAAACCGAAGACCCCCAGGCCGCCTACGAGCTGGAGGTGCGCCGAACCCTCACCGCCGCCGAGGCCCGGGGACAGGTGCACTGGCTGGGGGTGGTGGGCGGGGGGGAGATGCCGGCC
The window above is part of the Calidithermus timidus DSM 17022 genome. Proteins encoded here:
- a CDS encoding glycosyltransferase family 2 protein — translated: MGKAPLVSILMPTYNYAKFIAHSIESALGQELEDLELIISDNASTDDTQAVVAPYLADPRVKYSRNVENIGMTPNYNRCYELMHPESQYVIILPADDWWEPSLLRRLVSIAEADPELTFVHCGGYKVDPEGRLLFEYMNLFAYQPPAGKHRALKELYRNNYIFAQTALQRRSLFERYKPYPNLYRLGFNYAPDYMLWVDIMNRGAIGYYLPEKLAYFREHPQSHTIDKNIIPRLREEMRIFEVAAESCPSELEAERIANLRSRMLALAQRLLRAEEEEEAKQLLRKAAELDAHPSLGIRIASFIANLPLSHGTRSRLWELAENLAFRTRRSHA
- a CDS encoding flippase, encoding MEHNISPPANPPRLARVVRNGLWNGASNLLVALAGIVTSVIVARSLSEAQFGVYSYYAWLSGTLVALLNAQSFGSALTKLAAELRGRGEVGEARALGRGVMLVLVGSSLLLSIAVLIYALGAEPPLRYYFLVVAAAPLPGVLASLLSSVFWSRENYRVTSIANLLGAGLQVALVLVAYWRGWGVAGYLLLTLALPLTNCIALLLTSSADKSEGDMRRWWPSRSTVRYYLQFSFPLAVMGLLELVMIQRSGVLFLEFYSTTAEIGFYSLAYTIFQLLFMTGWALVNSFYPAISHSFGQGDWTTIRHKVRQAGLLSAVYATPLFLGGLVTLPELIALLFGVDKIEAARPAQVLFLGMLPMCLVGLYGLTLNAINRPWAVFPIGIGASLLGIGLSVWLVPQHGAVGAAIANTVAQGTYAGLKYLIVRRLVGVGLPWGVIAQVLFIGFLSAFLPPLLSLRLFPGAPGLLLGIALSAVAYVGAMWRLGYLRRIAGESPAAPGGGGA
- a CDS encoding glycosyltransferase family 4 protein, translated to MRVLHLVGNLLLPKDPERERASGAVRVALELARAQARAGHQPWVVSIGPEAWGREWLGVRLLQLKPLPWARTRGLDFRNHLPYVLLCLRESFDVAHGHLYSYLRFLRVRARVVHVHHDPLHGADGAELPLIVRHCDALIAVSKFVARRLERGLDGTGQVFQVYNAVDTARFDPARYARERLELRERWGVKAGDPVWLYAGAIVPEKGVLHLARAFARLAERVPQAHLVIAGGSALWRQSFETEDPQAAYELEVRRTLTAAEARGQVHWLGVVGGGEMPAIYAACDAVVVPSVWGEPFGLVAAEALASERPVVASSVGGLVEVVQGSGRLVPPGDEAALENALRDLSHNPILRQQLGAHGRRAMLALTWEKAAAEVEAVYHACLHPPAAIGSRA